A section of the Flavobacterium sp. CG_23.5 genome encodes:
- the yidD gene encoding membrane protein insertion efficiency factor YidD produces the protein MKLITPFVILVRFYQNAISPFTPAACRFEPTCSSYMIEALQKHGLFHGGFLGIKRILSCHPWGRSGYDPVPKKKCNHEH, from the coding sequence ATGAAATTAATTACACCCTTTGTCATTTTAGTACGATTTTACCAAAATGCAATTTCACCCTTTACTCCTGCTGCCTGTAGATTTGAACCTACTTGCTCTTCGTATATGATAGAGGCATTACAAAAACATGGTTTGTTTCATGGTGGATTTTTAGGGATAAAAAGGATTTTAAGTTGTCATCCTTGGGGTAGAAGCGGATACGATCCTGTACCGAAAAAAAAATGCAATCATGAACATTAA
- the lgt gene encoding prolipoprotein diacylglyceryl transferase: protein MTHALNIVWNPSEGIDLGFFVIRYYSLMFVIAFGLGWYIMKNIFERESESLEKLDSLFIWTVLATLVGARLGHVLFYDWEYFRNHLLEIFLPFRFTPNFEFTGYQGLASHGAAISIIIAMYFYSKNILRRPQLWILDRIVIPVASGAIFVRLGNFFNSEIVGKETTSSFGIRFLRDKFSPNDAVNATQIANPKDAYHAIATDPKFATLLEQVPAKHPAQLYEAFCYIFVFAILFFLYWKTDARKKSGFLFGLFLVLLFAVRMVVEAVKESQGGFENALGLLSTGQWLSIPFILIGFYFIFTAEKPVNII, encoded by the coding sequence ATGACACATGCTTTAAATATAGTTTGGAATCCATCAGAAGGAATTGATTTAGGTTTTTTTGTAATTAGATATTACAGTTTAATGTTTGTAATCGCCTTTGGATTAGGATGGTACATCATGAAGAATATATTTGAACGCGAAAGTGAATCTTTAGAAAAACTAGACTCTTTATTTATTTGGACGGTTCTTGCTACTTTAGTTGGAGCGCGGCTAGGTCACGTTTTATTTTATGATTGGGAATATTTCCGCAATCATTTACTTGAAATATTTCTACCCTTTCGCTTTACACCAAATTTTGAATTTACGGGTTATCAAGGATTAGCAAGTCATGGCGCAGCAATATCAATTATTATTGCCATGTATTTTTACAGTAAAAACATATTAAGAAGACCACAATTATGGATTCTAGACCGAATCGTAATACCTGTTGCCAGTGGCGCCATTTTTGTACGATTAGGTAATTTCTTCAATTCTGAAATTGTCGGAAAAGAAACAACCTCTTCTTTTGGAATTCGTTTCCTTCGAGATAAATTTAGTCCCAATGATGCCGTTAATGCAACTCAAATAGCTAATCCAAAAGATGCTTACCACGCTATTGCCACCGATCCTAAATTTGCTACTTTATTAGAACAAGTTCCTGCGAAGCATCCTGCGCAATTATATGAAGCATTTTGCTATATTTTTGTTTTTGCTATTTTGTTTTTCTTGTATTGGAAAACTGATGCGAGAAAAAAATCAGGATTTTTATTTGGGTTATTTTTAGTACTATTATTTGCAGTTCGTATGGTCGTGGAAGCAGTAAAAGAAAGCCAAGGTGGATTTGAAAACGCTTTAGGGTTGCTATCTACCGGACAGTGGTTAAGTATTCCGTTTATATTAATTGGTTTCTATTTTATTTTCACCGCCGAAAAGCCTGTAAATATAATTTAG